A region from the Acidobacteriota bacterium genome encodes:
- a CDS encoding tetratricopeptide repeat protein, whose protein sequence is MLLAYGVAAPDRARGAAATPAAGASAEAQTAAAAPAAVTPTFADDISPLIIEHCAPCHRPGEVGPFPLLTYDDARRRARQIAEVTASRFMPPWKPDPGFGGPFIGSRRLSDGDVALFRRWAEAGAPAGDPSRVPPQPDWPEGWRLGTPDVIVTMPAPYSVPADGPDTFRNFVLPIPIERTAFVAGIEFRPGNARVAHHANLRLDRTRSSRQLDEQDPAPGYEGPISPQAHYPDGHFLGWTPGQLPPLAEPGMAWRLEPGSDFVIQLHMQSTGRPESIRASVGLYFTDDPPVRTPMMMRLGRQSIDMPPGERRYVIRDRFRLPVGAELIGIQPHAHFRATEINGSATFPDGRTEPLIRISDWDFNWQDVYRYRTRPFLPAGTTVAMEYVYDNSAANPRNPDHPPRRVRFGQFSNDEMGDLWLQLLPRSEADRQVLVRTFMPKVINEDIVGYESMLAADPDNPVLHRDVAVLYMTADRTAAAIRHYRRSLELDPASATAHYNLATLLAASGALDEALRHFRRAVALRPTHAAAHNNLGAVLKALGRLAEATPYFERAVALDAGNAAAHNNFASALASTGRPADAMRHYRLALALEPDGIESLTSLAWTLATDADAGLRAPAEAVALAERAAALTGRRDVNVQATLAAAYAAADRFDDAAAAQRQAIALAERIAGPAVMLELQRRLALYLQRQPLRPMR, encoded by the coding sequence ATGCTTCTTGCGTACGGCGTCGCGGCGCCGGACCGCGCCCGCGGCGCGGCGGCAACGCCCGCGGCTGGCGCATCGGCTGAGGCCCAGACGGCCGCGGCTGCGCCCGCGGCGGTCACGCCGACCTTCGCGGACGACATCTCCCCGCTGATCATCGAGCATTGCGCGCCGTGCCACCGGCCGGGCGAGGTGGGACCGTTTCCGCTGCTGACGTACGACGACGCGCGGCGCCGGGCGCGGCAGATCGCCGAGGTGACGGCCAGCCGCTTCATGCCCCCGTGGAAGCCGGACCCCGGGTTCGGCGGCCCCTTCATCGGCTCCCGCCGGCTCTCGGACGGTGATGTCGCCCTGTTCCGGCGCTGGGCCGAGGCGGGAGCGCCCGCGGGCGATCCGAGCCGCGTGCCGCCGCAGCCGGACTGGCCCGAGGGATGGCGGCTCGGCACGCCCGACGTGATCGTCACGATGCCGGCGCCGTACTCGGTACCGGCCGACGGCCCCGACACGTTTCGCAACTTCGTTCTGCCGATACCCATCGAGCGCACCGCCTTCGTCGCCGGCATCGAGTTCCGGCCCGGCAACGCCCGGGTGGCGCACCACGCGAACCTGCGCCTCGATCGGACGCGCTCGTCCCGGCAGCTCGACGAGCAGGACCCGGCGCCCGGCTACGAGGGACCCATCAGCCCGCAGGCGCACTATCCCGACGGGCACTTCCTGGGCTGGACCCCGGGCCAGCTTCCGCCGCTGGCCGAGCCGGGGATGGCCTGGCGCCTGGAACCGGGCAGCGACTTCGTCATCCAGCTCCACATGCAGTCCACCGGCCGGCCGGAGTCGATCCGGGCCAGCGTCGGCCTCTACTTCACCGACGACCCGCCGGTGCGCACCCCGATGATGATGCGCCTCGGCCGCCAGAGCATCGACATGCCGCCCGGCGAGCGACGCTACGTCATCCGCGACCGGTTCAGGCTGCCGGTCGGCGCCGAGCTGATCGGCATCCAGCCGCACGCGCATTTTCGCGCCACGGAGATCAACGGCTCCGCCACGTTCCCGGACGGCCGGACGGAGCCGCTGATTCGCATCTCCGACTGGGACTTCAACTGGCAGGACGTCTACCGCTACCGGACGCGCCCGTTTCTGCCGGCCGGCACGACCGTGGCGATGGAGTATGTCTACGACAACTCCGCCGCCAATCCGCGCAACCCGGACCATCCACCGCGGCGGGTCCGGTTCGGGCAGTTCTCCAACGACGAGATGGGCGACCTGTGGCTGCAACTGCTGCCGCGTTCGGAGGCGGATCGCCAGGTCCTCGTCCGGACCTTCATGCCGAAGGTGATCAACGAGGACATCGTCGGCTACGAGTCGATGCTCGCCGCCGATCCGGACAACCCGGTGCTCCATCGGGACGTGGCGGTGTTGTACATGACCGCCGACCGCACCGCGGCCGCGATCCGCCACTATCGGCGATCGCTCGAGCTGGACCCGGCGTCGGCGACCGCGCACTACAACCTGGCGACGCTGCTCGCGGCGAGCGGGGCGCTCGATGAAGCGCTGCGCCACTTCCGCCGCGCGGTCGCCCTGCGCCCCACGCACGCGGCCGCGCACAACAACCTCGGGGCGGTCCTGAAGGCGCTCGGCCGGCTCGCCGAGGCGACACCCTACTTCGAGCGCGCGGTGGCCCTGGACGCCGGCAACGCCGCGGCGCACAACAACTTCGCCAGCGCGCTGGCGTCGACCGGCAGACCCGCCGACGCCATGCGGCACTACCGTCTCGCGCTGGCGTTGGAACCGGACGGAATCGAGTCGCTGACTTCCCTCGCCTGGACCCTCGCCACCGACGCCGACGCGGGCTTGCGCGCGCCCGCCGAGGCGGTCGCGCTCGCCGAACGCGCGGCAGCGCTCACCGGCCGGCGAGACGTCAACGTGCAGGCCACGCTGGCCGCCGCCTACGCCGCGGCGGACCGCTTCGACGACGCGGCGGCGGCGCAGCGACAGGCCATCGCGCTCGCCGAGCGGATTGCGGGCCCCGCCGTGATGCTGGAGCTGCAACGCCGCCTCGCGCTCTACCTGCAACGACAACCGCTGCGGCCGATGCGATGA
- a CDS encoding radical SAM protein translates to MPAAGGSTTDWIRSRRGPKIDTDPARPIAHFREEERRLDGSRAVVLHVLLAGAECPFTCIYCDLWRRTLDGPTPPGAIARQLEISLRETGTLPATCGVKLYNASNFFDPRAVPPGDDASIAALLQPFDRVTVECHPRLVGRRCLEFADRIPGRLEVAIGLETADAAALARLNKGMTLDDFDSAAARLTSAGIGLRTFVLLPAPFVPVARAVESALDAVRHAVDRGARHVTLIPSRDGNGAMDELREQGLWTPPGLDMIEEVTEGCARISGAVVTVDLWDIDRCLPCRPCRPAHLVRLRRFNLTGSPGPPVRCGACASSS, encoded by the coding sequence GTGCCTGCTGCCGGCGGCAGTACGACCGACTGGATACGCTCGCGGCGGGGTCCGAAGATCGACACCGATCCGGCCCGGCCGATAGCGCATTTTCGGGAAGAGGAACGCCGGCTCGACGGCTCCCGCGCGGTCGTGCTGCACGTGCTGCTCGCAGGCGCCGAGTGCCCCTTCACCTGCATCTACTGCGACCTCTGGCGCCGGACCCTGGACGGACCGACGCCGCCCGGCGCCATTGCGCGGCAGTTGGAAATCTCCCTCCGCGAGACGGGGACGCTGCCGGCGACGTGCGGCGTCAAGCTCTACAACGCGAGCAATTTCTTCGACCCGCGCGCCGTGCCGCCGGGCGACGACGCATCCATCGCGGCCCTCCTGCAGCCGTTCGACCGCGTGACCGTCGAGTGCCACCCGCGGCTGGTCGGGCGGCGCTGCCTGGAGTTCGCGGATCGCATCCCCGGCCGGCTCGAGGTGGCGATAGGCCTGGAGACCGCCGATGCGGCGGCGCTGGCAAGGCTCAACAAGGGAATGACGCTCGACGACTTCGACTCTGCGGCGGCGCGCCTCACGAGCGCCGGCATCGGCCTGCGGACGTTCGTACTGCTGCCGGCGCCCTTCGTACCGGTGGCGCGGGCAGTCGAATCGGCCCTCGACGCGGTGCGCCACGCGGTCGACCGGGGCGCCCGGCACGTCACCCTGATTCCGAGCCGCGACGGCAACGGCGCCATGGACGAGCTCCGCGAGCAGGGGCTGTGGACGCCGCCGGGGCTGGACATGATCGAGGAGGTGACGGAAGGCTGCGCCCGTATCTCGGGCGCCGTGGTCACGGTGGACCTCTGGGACATCGACCGCTGCCTGCCGTGCCGGCCCTGCCGGCCCGCACACCTCGTCCGGCTGCGGCGTTTCAACCTCACGGGTAGTCCGGGTCCACCCGTCCGCTGCGGGGCATGCGCGTCGTCGTCGTAG
- a CDS encoding tetratricopeptide repeat protein, which yields MSNALVAGGVLLILNSVWLAAAPSASLAYVANVVAHPLLGLALAALTLVWVMRRARSLGRLPAAGLGLLGVGLLLGCAVLVVGATRPYEWLLDLHVAASGAGAVLVGAHAWRTAVSAPAPVWAIRGGIAALAAAALMTPALRATWDAGWRDAHRIVNPVRPPATMEGEGDGPDSPFFPSSARTNTGDVIPADFFLTSETCGRCHQDIYEQWNASAHHFSSFNNQWYRRSIEYMQDVVGTRPSKWCAGCHDHAVFFNGRFDRPIREQIDTPEAQAGLGCTSCHSIVHVGGTMGQGDFIVEYPPLHDLAASEAPLLRWAHDLVTELAPEPHRRTFLKPFHREDSAEFCSSCHKVHLDVPVNGYRWIRGFNEYDNWQASGVSGQGARSFYYPERPLTCNDCHMPLVRSDDPAAGDGYVRSHRFPGANTALPFVNGDDEQLRIVQDFLRDGQISVDVFGITRADETPPPGPANERSAEPRLASTFAVGEESARFGAGGVVTTPGEVIAPLDLAPVAVRRGESVRVEVVVRTRKVGHFFPGGTVDAFDVWVEFEAVDDTGRVLLHSGAAADGGSGPVDPGAHFYRSLQLDAHGNPINKRNAWMTRSVAYVRLIPPGAADTVHYRLRVPEDAGDRIFLRAKVNYRKFAWWNTQWAFAGVRDAKAAPATADYDDAEWRFTGDTSDVSGGIKAIPDIPTTVMAEAEASLEVIEADVALPEVPRVEAPSLRERWNDYGIGLLLQGDLRGAEAAFRTVMEIEPEYPDGPVNVARARLQEGDVETAVPLLERALELSPGLARAHYFLGTALRALGRYDEALAEFEAARAQYPRDRVVLNQIGRIHFLERRFDDAVAVLEEVLRIDPEDLQAHYNLMLSHQGAGRPEEAARERALYERFKADEAAQAITGPFRRASPEDNNERQAIHEHGAPARPAY from the coding sequence CTGTCGAACGCGCTGGTCGCCGGTGGCGTCCTGCTGATCCTGAATTCGGTGTGGCTCGCGGCGGCGCCGAGCGCCTCCCTGGCGTACGTCGCCAACGTCGTGGCGCATCCCCTCCTCGGTCTGGCCCTGGCGGCGTTGACCCTCGTGTGGGTCATGCGCCGCGCGCGATCCCTCGGACGACTGCCGGCGGCGGGCCTCGGTCTTCTCGGGGTCGGGTTGTTGCTCGGTTGCGCCGTCCTCGTGGTGGGAGCGACGCGACCGTACGAGTGGCTGCTCGATCTGCACGTGGCGGCGTCAGGGGCGGGCGCGGTCCTGGTCGGTGCGCATGCGTGGCGTACGGCGGTGTCGGCGCCCGCGCCGGTGTGGGCGATCCGGGGCGGGATCGCGGCGCTGGCGGCGGCGGCGCTGATGACGCCGGCCCTGCGCGCCACGTGGGACGCCGGCTGGCGGGACGCGCACCGCATCGTGAATCCGGTGCGGCCGCCGGCGACCATGGAGGGCGAGGGAGACGGACCCGACAGCCCCTTCTTTCCCTCGTCCGCGCGCACGAACACCGGCGACGTGATTCCCGCCGACTTCTTTCTCACCAGCGAGACGTGCGGGCGGTGCCACCAGGACATCTACGAGCAGTGGAACGCGTCAGCGCACCATTTCTCGTCCTTCAACAACCAGTGGTACCGGCGCTCCATCGAGTACATGCAGGACGTGGTGGGCACGCGGCCGTCGAAGTGGTGCGCCGGCTGCCACGATCACGCCGTGTTCTTCAACGGCCGCTTCGACCGGCCGATCCGCGAGCAGATCGACACGCCCGAAGCGCAGGCGGGGCTGGGCTGCACCTCCTGCCACTCGATCGTGCACGTCGGGGGCACGATGGGGCAGGGGGACTTCATCGTCGAGTACCCGCCGCTGCACGATCTGGCCGCCAGCGAGGCGCCGTTGCTGCGCTGGGCGCACGATCTGGTCACCGAGCTCGCCCCGGAGCCGCACCGGCGCACTTTTCTGAAACCGTTCCATCGCGAGGACAGCGCCGAGTTCTGCTCCAGTTGCCACAAGGTGCACCTGGACGTGCCGGTGAACGGCTACCGCTGGATCCGCGGCTTCAACGAGTACGACAACTGGCAGGCGTCCGGGGTGTCGGGGCAGGGCGCCCGCTCGTTCTACTACCCGGAGAGGCCGCTCACCTGCAACGACTGCCACATGCCGCTGGTGCGGTCGGACGATCCGGCCGCCGGCGACGGCTACGTGCGTTCGCACCGCTTCCCGGGGGCGAACACGGCGCTGCCGTTCGTCAACGGCGACGACGAGCAGTTGCGGATCGTGCAGGACTTCCTGCGGGACGGGCAGATCTCGGTGGACGTGTTCGGAATCACGCGGGCGGACGAGACCCCGCCGCCGGGACCGGCGAACGAGCGGAGCGCCGAGCCGCGGCTGGCGAGCACGTTCGCGGTGGGCGAGGAGTCGGCCCGTTTCGGCGCCGGGGGCGTGGTGACGACGCCCGGCGAGGTGATCGCGCCCCTCGACCTGGCCCCGGTCGCCGTACGCCGCGGCGAGTCGGTCCGGGTGGAGGTGGTGGTCCGGACGCGCAAGGTGGGGCACTTCTTTCCCGGCGGCACCGTCGACGCTTTCGACGTGTGGGTGGAGTTCGAGGCCGTCGACGACACCGGGCGCGTGCTGCTGCACAGCGGCGCGGCGGCCGACGGCGGCAGCGGGCCGGTGGATCCCGGCGCCCACTTCTACCGCAGCCTGCAGCTCGACGCGCACGGCAACCCGATCAACAAGCGCAACGCCTGGATGACCCGTTCCGTCGCCTATGTCCGTCTGATTCCGCCCGGCGCCGCCGACACCGTCCACTACCGGCTGCGGGTGCCGGAGGATGCCGGCGACCGGATTTTCCTGCGGGCGAAGGTCAACTACCGCAAGTTCGCGTGGTGGAACACGCAGTGGGCGTTCGCCGGGGTGCGCGATGCGAAGGCGGCGCCCGCGACCGCCGACTACGACGACGCGGAGTGGCGCTTCACCGGCGACACCAGCGACGTTTCCGGAGGCATCAAGGCGATTCCGGACATTCCGACGACGGTGATGGCCGAGGCGGAGGCGTCGCTCGAGGTGATCGAAGCCGACGTCGCGCTGCCGGAGGTCCCGCGCGTCGAGGCGCCGTCGCTGCGCGAGCGGTGGAACGACTACGGCATCGGTCTGCTGTTGCAGGGCGACCTGCGCGGTGCGGAGGCGGCCTTCCGGACGGTGATGGAGATCGAGCCGGAGTATCCGGACGGACCGGTCAACGTGGCCCGCGCGCGCCTGCAGGAGGGCGACGTCGAGACCGCCGTTCCGCTGCTTGAACGGGCGCTGGAACTGTCGCCCGGGCTTGCGCGCGCGCACTATTTCCTCGGTACAGCACTGCGCGCGCTGGGGCGCTACGACGAGGCGCTGGCCGAGTTCGAGGCGGCGCGGGCGCAGTACCCGCGCGACCGCGTAGTGCTGAACCAGATCGGCCGCATCCACTTCCTGGAACGGCGCTTCGACGACGCGGTTGCCGTCCTCGAAGAGGTGCTGCGCATCGATCCGGAGGACCTGCAGGCGCACTACAACCTGATGCTGAGCCATCAGGGGGCGGGGCGTCCCGAGGAGGCGGCCCGCGAGCGGGCGCTGTACGAGCGCTTCAAGGCGGACGAGGCGGCCCAGGCCATCACCGGTCCCTTCCGGCGCGCCTCGCCGGAGGACAACAACGAGCGGCAGGCGATTCACGAGCACGGCGCGCCGGCCCGGCCGGCGTACTGA
- a CDS encoding asparagine synthetase B family protein, with protein sequence MAASTITERPVHRVENLVSDEDQHILNMTPDEARRRLLADDAAGVLDIRGSFALVARDGERVRLARSLSRPLRYFLAKEAAGPLLVVADRIDAIHRFLAAEGYANQFHPTYTRMVPAHHVTEIALVGCPDPNPRYTRFFTPAMATLPGDLDLIGRRYVEAALAEIHTWLDAVPPEEPLGVLFSGGLDSGALLLCLHDALLQRQESPARLKAFTLSVAGGGADAAQARRFLRETGLEFLLEEIDGPADGLDPRDAVRAIEDYKPRDVECATVGLALLAGIRERYPAWSWLFDGDGGDENLKDYPIEENAELTIRSVVSNRMLYQEGWGVDAIKHSLTYSGGLSRGCVRGHAPARRYGFRLVSPYTAPNVVAVAEGIPFDAISGGSHERLYALKGEVLSRGIRQVLGRELPVFAKRRFQHGAMENEAFDALFSGDTERYRGYFLAQYAPRA encoded by the coding sequence ATGGCAGCAAGCACAATCACCGAACGCCCCGTGCACCGGGTGGAGAACCTCGTTTCCGACGAGGATCAGCACATCCTCAACATGACGCCGGACGAGGCCCGCCGGCGCCTGCTGGCGGACGACGCGGCCGGGGTGCTCGACATCCGAGGCTCGTTCGCGCTCGTGGCGCGCGACGGCGAGCGCGTCCGCCTGGCCCGCAGCCTCAGCCGGCCCCTGCGGTACTTTCTGGCCAAGGAAGCGGCTGGTCCGCTGCTCGTCGTTGCCGACCGCATCGACGCAATCCACCGCTTTCTGGCCGCCGAGGGCTACGCGAACCAGTTCCACCCGACCTACACGCGGATGGTCCCGGCGCACCACGTGACGGAGATCGCACTGGTCGGCTGCCCCGACCCGAACCCGCGCTACACGCGCTTCTTCACCCCCGCGATGGCCACGCTGCCGGGGGATCTCGACCTCATCGGGCGGCGCTACGTTGAGGCCGCGCTGGCGGAGATTCACACCTGGCTCGACGCCGTTCCGCCGGAGGAACCGCTGGGGGTGCTGTTCTCCGGCGGTCTGGACAGCGGCGCGCTGCTGCTGTGCCTGCACGATGCGCTCCTGCAGCGGCAGGAATCGCCGGCGCGGCTCAAGGCGTTCACGCTGAGCGTGGCAGGCGGCGGCGCGGACGCCGCGCAGGCCCGCCGCTTCCTGCGCGAGACCGGCCTCGAGTTCCTCCTGGAGGAGATCGACGGGCCGGCAGACGGGCTGGACCCGAGAGACGCGGTGAGGGCCATCGAGGACTACAAGCCGCGGGATGTCGAGTGCGCCACCGTCGGGCTGGCGCTGCTGGCCGGGATCCGTGAGCGCTATCCGGCCTGGAGCTGGCTCTTCGACGGAGACGGCGGCGACGAGAACCTGAAGGACTACCCCATCGAGGAGAACGCCGAGCTCACCATCCGCAGCGTCGTGTCCAACCGCATGCTGTACCAGGAGGGCTGGGGCGTGGATGCCATCAAGCACTCGCTGACCTACAGCGGAGGTCTCAGCCGCGGCTGCGTCCGCGGTCACGCGCCCGCCCGGCGGTACGGCTTCCGCCTGGTCAGCCCCTACACCGCGCCCAACGTAGTCGCCGTGGCCGAGGGCATCCCGTTCGACGCGATCAGCGGGGGCTCGCACGAGCGTCTGTACGCCCTGAAGGGCGAGGTGCTGAGCCGCGGCATCCGGCAGGTGCTGGGCCGGGAGCTGCCGGTCTTCGCGAAACGCCGCTTCCAGCACGGCGCGATGGAAAACGAGGCGTTCGATGCACTGTTCTCCGGCGACACGGAGCGTTACCGCGGCTATTTCCTTGCGCAGTATGCGCCGCGCGCCTGA